A genomic window from Halorubrum trapanicum includes:
- a CDS encoding cupin domain-containing protein, giving the protein MERVAIDDVDVVTNPMDVHDLRKPVSRALGTDHVAMNYFELAPGDGFSGGLHTHGDQEEIFYVLSGTATFEVGRDRERVEVGPDEAIRFAPGEFQSGFVAEDADEEVVAWAIGAPGAHHDWDQIESIVECRDCGGERVHDTELTDEGRFRFTCTECGTSFSP; this is encoded by the coding sequence ATGGAGCGAGTCGCGATCGACGACGTCGACGTCGTCACGAACCCGATGGACGTCCACGACCTCCGAAAGCCTGTCTCGCGCGCACTCGGTACCGACCACGTCGCGATGAACTACTTCGAGCTCGCGCCCGGGGACGGCTTCTCCGGCGGGCTCCACACCCACGGCGACCAGGAGGAGATATTCTACGTGCTCTCGGGTACCGCCACGTTCGAGGTCGGGCGCGACCGCGAGCGCGTCGAGGTCGGCCCCGACGAGGCGATCCGATTCGCGCCCGGCGAGTTCCAGTCCGGGTTCGTGGCCGAAGACGCCGACGAGGAGGTGGTCGCGTGGGCGATCGGCGCGCCGGGCGCGCACCACGACTGGGACCAGATCGAGTCGATCGTCGAGTGCCGCGACTGCGGCGGCGAGCGCGTCCACGACACGGAACTCACCGACGAGGGGCGATTCCGGTTCACCTGTACGGAGTGCGGCACGTCGTTCTCGCCGTGA
- a CDS encoding alpha-isopropylmalate synthase regulatory domain-containing protein, with product MTRTTLTDLDEVQLLDTTLRDGEQMPGVSLTPGEKVDVARELDAAGVHLIEAGSACTSEGEREAIRRVADEGLDATVTSFARGVKRDVDHALDCGVDGVNLVVPASDKHVETKVGSTRDEVVETTVELVEYAKDHGLWVEVLGEDGSRADLDYLDRLLGAGLDAGADRICYCDTVGAADPERTAEVVSRLAALGPTSLHTHDDLGFGLANVHAGLKAGADTVHGTVLGVGERAGNVALEEVAIALGESYGVDTVELERLYRLCRTVSEATGVALPPNKAVCGANAFAHESGIHTDGTLKDGTMYEPYPPETVGRERRLVLGKHAGRAGVKAALAEHDVAVDDDELREVVARVKELGERGKRVTDADLLAIADDVRGRERERHVELVDLSATSGGNLPTASVRLRVGDDERVASGTGAGPVDAGLEAVRAALAGDESDSGAEGAADHDGVAFDLDSYHVDAITGGTDAVVTVEVDLSRGDRSVSVSASDADITRASVVGMVDGLDRLLAAEAGAADAEPGAVADD from the coding sequence TTGACCCGAACCACACTCACCGACCTCGACGAGGTACAGCTGTTAGACACCACGCTGCGCGACGGCGAACAGATGCCCGGCGTCTCCCTGACGCCCGGCGAGAAGGTCGACGTCGCCCGCGAGCTCGACGCCGCCGGCGTCCACCTGATCGAGGCCGGCTCGGCGTGCACCTCGGAAGGCGAGCGCGAGGCGATCCGCCGCGTCGCCGACGAGGGACTGGACGCGACCGTGACGAGCTTCGCCCGCGGGGTTAAGCGGGACGTGGACCACGCGCTCGACTGCGGCGTCGACGGCGTGAACCTCGTCGTCCCCGCCTCCGACAAGCACGTCGAGACGAAGGTGGGGTCGACCCGCGACGAGGTCGTCGAGACGACGGTCGAACTCGTCGAGTACGCGAAAGACCACGGGCTGTGGGTAGAGGTGCTCGGCGAGGACGGCTCGCGCGCCGATCTCGACTACCTCGACCGCCTGCTCGGCGCCGGCCTCGACGCGGGCGCGGACCGGATCTGCTACTGCGACACCGTCGGTGCGGCCGACCCCGAGCGCACCGCCGAGGTGGTCTCCCGGCTCGCCGCCCTCGGCCCGACGAGCCTCCACACCCACGACGACCTCGGGTTCGGCCTGGCGAACGTCCACGCCGGGCTGAAGGCGGGCGCCGACACCGTCCACGGCACCGTCCTCGGCGTCGGCGAGCGCGCGGGCAACGTCGCGCTCGAAGAGGTCGCGATCGCGCTCGGCGAGTCGTACGGCGTCGATACCGTGGAGCTGGAGCGACTCTACCGGCTCTGCCGGACCGTCTCGGAGGCGACCGGCGTCGCGCTCCCGCCGAACAAGGCCGTCTGCGGCGCCAACGCCTTCGCCCACGAGTCCGGCATCCACACCGACGGGACCCTCAAGGACGGGACGATGTACGAGCCGTACCCGCCGGAGACGGTCGGGCGGGAGCGCCGGCTCGTCTTGGGCAAACACGCGGGCCGGGCCGGCGTGAAGGCCGCGCTCGCCGAGCACGACGTGGCGGTCGACGACGACGAGCTGCGCGAGGTCGTCGCCCGCGTGAAGGAGCTCGGCGAGCGCGGCAAGCGCGTCACGGACGCCGACCTGCTCGCGATCGCCGACGACGTGCGGGGCCGCGAGCGCGAGCGCCACGTCGAGCTCGTCGACCTCTCGGCGACCTCCGGGGGCAACCTCCCGACCGCCTCGGTCCGGCTCCGCGTCGGCGACGACGAGCGCGTCGCCTCCGGCACCGGCGCCGGCCCGGTCGACGCCGGGCTGGAGGCGGTCCGCGCGGCGCTCGCGGGCGACGAGTCCGACTCCGGAGCGGAGGGAGCGGCCGATCACGACGGCGTCGCGTTCGACCTCGACTCCTACCACGTCGACGCGATCACGGGGGGAACCGACGCGGTCGTCACGGTCGAGGTCGACCTCTCGCGGGGCGACCGCTCCGTGAGCGTCTCCGCGTCGGACGCGGACATCACCCGCGCGAGCGTCGTCGGGATGGTCGACGGGCTCGACCGCCTGCTCGCGGCGGAGGCGGGCGCCGCGGACGCCGAGCCGGGCGCCGTCGCCGACGACTGA